In the genome of Cryptomeria japonica chromosome 8, Sugi_1.0, whole genome shotgun sequence, one region contains:
- the LOC131048372 gene encoding RING-H2 finger protein ATL28-like, with translation MTQPSILVGKAPWNSLKRFELSLRRAVADFQNFKTSVTLMVILYAFCVGVGCIIFILLLFTDVVAGSHYLDGIVDLTEEAHKFVLRLLQFINGLLGLFVGFSILIHNTPPGYFLSKLKIRRLPKVKYGSLVKEEKRENCFICLEGIGLEECVRILPKCKHYLHGRCIDQWLLCQSNCPVCRTPV, from the coding sequence ATGACACAGCCTTCCATTCTAGTTGGGAAGGCGCCTTGGAATTCTCTTAAACGTTTTGAACTCTCTCTTCGCAGAGCAGTGGctgatttccaaaatttcaagacgTCTGTTACTCTAATGGTAATTTTATACGCCTTTTGCGTTGGTGTGGGATGTATTATTTTCATCTTGCTTCTTTTTACGGATGTAGTTGCAGGGAGTCATTATCTCGACGGTATAGTAGATCTCACAGAGGAGGCACACAAATTTGTGCTCCGTTTATTGCAATTTATTAATGGACTGTTGGGTCTGTTCGTGGGATTCTCAATACTAATCCACAACACGCCTCCCGGCTATTTTCTATCGAAGTTGAAGATTCGACGGCTGCCCAAAGTGAAGTATGGGAGTTTAGTGAAAGAAGAGAAGagggaaaattgttttatttgtctGGAAGGAATTGGTTTGGAAGAGTGTGTACGCATTCTTCCGAAATGTAAACATTATTTGCATGGGCGTTGCATCGATCAATGGCTTCTCTGTCAAAGCAATTGCCCCGTCTGCAGAACTCCTGTTTGA